Within Micromonospora parathelypteridis, the genomic segment CGTCACCGGTGGGACTGCACCGCGTCGTGCAACCGACGGGGGTGCTGCCGCAGGCGGCTTGGCGCCTGGACACGTCGGCGGCGATCGCGCCGAACGAGGTGCGGATCCGGGTGCAGCGGCTCAACCTGGACGCGGCGAGCTTCCGGCAGCTGTCGGAGAAGCACGGCGGGGACGGTGACGCGGTCCGCGCCGAGGTGCTGGAGATCATCGCGACGCGGGGGAAGATGCAGAACCCGGTGACCGGTTCCGGCGGGATGCTGATCGGCACGGTGGAGGAGGCCGGCCGGCGTTCCCCGCTCGGGCTCAAGCCGGGGGAGCGGGTCGCCACCCTGGTGTCGTTGACGCTGACGCCGCTGGTCGTGACCGACGGGCTGGCCCGCTGGGACGGGCGCAGCGAGCAGGTGCCGTGTGACGGGTGGGCGATCCTGTTCGCCCGTTCCATCGCCGCGGTGCTGCCCGACGACGAGGACCCGCAGTTGTCCCTGGCCGTGCTGGACGTGTGCGGGGCGCCCGCGTTGACCGCGCGGGTGGTGTCGCGCTACGTCGAGGATCGTCGTCGCGTCGGCGACCCGACGCCGGTGCGGGTCGCGGTGATCGGCGGGGCGGGCAAGAGCGGGTCGCTGTCCCTCGCCGCGGCGCGGCGGGCAGGCGCCGCGCGTACCGTCGGGGTGGTGCCGGTGGCGGCGGAGCGCGACGCGCTGACGGCCGCCGGTCTGGCGTCGGTGGTGGCGTTGGCCGACGCGCGGGACCCGGTGGGGTTGTCCACGGCGGTGACCACCGCCCTGGGTGCCCCGGCGGACGTCACGGTGGTCTGCGTCGACGTGCCGGGGTGTGAGCACGGGGCGGTGTTGGCCACCGCGGA encodes:
- the kdd gene encoding L-erythro-3,5-diaminohexanoate dehydrogenase; this encodes MTSPVGLHRVVQPTGVLPQAAWRLDTSAAIAPNEVRIRVQRLNLDAASFRQLSEKHGGDGDAVRAEVLEIIATRGKMQNPVTGSGGMLIGTVEEAGRRSPLGLKPGERVATLVSLTLTPLVVTDGLARWDGRSEQVPCDGWAILFARSIAAVLPDDEDPQLSLAVLDVCGAPALTARVVSRYVEDRRRVGDPTPVRVAVIGGAGKSGSLSLAAARRAGAARTVGVVPVAAERDALTAAGLASVVALADARDPVGLSTAVTTALGAPADVTVVCVDVPGCEHGAVLATADGGTVIFFSMATSFSAAALGAEGLAADVTMLVGNGYVPGHAELALGLLRAEPGVRRLFAARIAAD